Proteins encoded by one window of Lutibacter sp. A64:
- a CDS encoding OadG family protein yields MSDQISEGYVILITGLLIVFSALVILAMFFKFGLPLLLYIYKIITKGKDKKISEIPVEADHDFTGEIAAAIGASIHMYLSEQHDHESAILTIKQVKKTYSPWSSKIYGMQNRL; encoded by the coding sequence ATGTCAGATCAAATTAGCGAAGGATACGTTATATTGATAACAGGATTGTTAATTGTTTTTAGTGCTTTAGTAATACTAGCTATGTTCTTTAAATTTGGACTACCATTATTACTTTATATCTATAAAATAATTACCAAAGGAAAAGATAAAAAAATAAGTGAAATTCCAGTAGAAGCCGATCACGATTTTACCGGAGAAATTGCTGCTGCTATTGGAGCATCTATACATATGTATTTAAGCGAACAGCACGACCACGAAAGCGCAATTTTAACAATCAAGCAAGTTAAAAAAACATATTCACCTTGGAGTTCCAAAATTTACGGAATGCAAAACAGATTATAA
- a CDS encoding acyl-CoA carboxylase subunit beta has product MANQDKINELIEKRAKAKLGGGEKRIESQHAKGKLTARERIDILLDDDSFEEFDMFVTHRTKSFGLDKQVYLSDGVVTGHGTIDGRVVYVFAQDFTVFGGSLSETYALKICKVMDMAMKIGVPVIGLNDSGGARIQEGVRSLAGYAEIFQRNIMASGVIPQISSILGPCAGGAVYSPALTDFTIMTEETSYMFVTGPKVVQTVTGEVVTTEQLGGAKIHSTKSGVSHFLAENDEENLLLVRKILSYLPSNNLEEAPIINCEDPIDRLEDALNEIIPENPNQPYDIVDVISILADNGEFTEVHRSYARNICVGFARFNGQPVGIVANQPKYYAGVLDIEASRKAARFVRFCDAFNIPLVTLVDVPGFLPGTGQEYGGIILHGAKLLFAYGEATVPKVTITLRKSYGGAHDVMSCKQLRGDLNYAWPTAEIAVMGAKGAVEVLEGSNIRKIENAAEKQEYIDKKEEEYTKKFANPYEAAKYGFIDDVIEPRNTRFRIIRALELLRNKKEVNPPKKHSNIPL; this is encoded by the coding sequence ATGGCAAATCAAGATAAAATTAACGAGCTCATTGAAAAAAGAGCTAAAGCAAAATTAGGTGGTGGTGAAAAGCGTATCGAATCACAACACGCGAAAGGAAAATTAACAGCACGTGAACGTATAGACATACTTTTAGACGATGATAGTTTTGAAGAATTTGATATGTTTGTAACACATAGAACAAAATCTTTTGGATTGGATAAACAAGTCTATCTTTCTGATGGTGTTGTTACAGGTCATGGAACAATTGATGGTAGAGTTGTCTATGTTTTCGCACAAGATTTTACTGTATTTGGTGGTTCTTTATCCGAAACTTATGCATTAAAAATATGTAAAGTAATGGATATGGCTATGAAAATTGGAGTTCCAGTTATTGGATTAAACGATTCTGGTGGAGCACGTATTCAAGAAGGTGTTAGATCTTTAGCTGGTTATGCAGAAATTTTCCAACGTAATATTATGGCTTCTGGTGTAATTCCTCAAATTTCTTCAATTTTAGGTCCTTGTGCTGGTGGTGCAGTATATTCTCCTGCATTAACAGACTTTACTATTATGACCGAAGAAACAAGTTATATGTTTGTTACTGGTCCTAAAGTAGTACAAACAGTAACTGGTGAAGTTGTAACTACAGAGCAATTAGGTGGTGCAAAAATACACTCAACAAAATCTGGTGTATCACACTTCTTAGCTGAAAACGACGAAGAAAATTTATTATTGGTTCGTAAAATATTAAGCTATTTACCTTCTAACAATTTAGAAGAGGCTCCAATTATTAATTGTGAAGATCCTATTGACAGGTTAGAAGATGCCTTAAACGAAATTATTCCAGAAAACCCAAATCAACCTTATGATATTGTTGATGTAATTTCAATTCTTGCAGATAATGGTGAATTTACAGAAGTACACAGAAGTTATGCACGCAATATTTGTGTAGGTTTTGCAAGATTTAATGGACAACCAGTAGGTATTGTTGCCAACCAACCAAAATATTATGCAGGTGTATTAGATATTGAAGCTTCTAGAAAAGCTGCTAGATTTGTACGTTTCTGTGATGCATTTAACATTCCATTAGTAACACTAGTTGATGTACCAGGTTTCTTACCTGGAACAGGTCAAGAATATGGCGGTATTATTTTACACGGAGCTAAATTATTATTTGCTTATGGTGAAGCGACAGTACCAAAAGTAACTATTACCTTACGTAAATCTTACGGTGGAGCACACGATGTAATGAGCTGTAAACAATTGCGTGGTGATTTAAATTATGCTTGGCCAACTGCAGAAATTGCTGTAATGGGAGCTAAAGGAGCCGTAGAAGTTTTAGAAGGTTCTAATATTAGAAAAATAGAAAACGCCGCAGAAAAACAAGAGTATATCGATAAAAAAGAAGAAGAATACACTAAGAAATTTGCAAACCCTTACGAAGCTGCAAAATACGGATTTATTGATGATGTAATAGAACCTAGAAATACGCGTTTCAGAATTATTAGAGCCTTAGAATTACTTAGAAATAAAAAAGAGGTAAACCCTCCAAAAAAACACTCAAATATACCACTATAA
- the mce gene encoding methylmalonyl-CoA epimerase gives MNISHIEHLGIAVNNLEESIEYYEKVLGLKCYSIEEVVDQKVKTAFFLVGDTKIELLESTSPDGPIGKFIEKRGQGIHHIAFAVPNATEALKTAEERGVRLIDKVSRKGAESLNIGFLHPKSTQGVLTELCSKE, from the coding sequence ATGAATATTTCACATATCGAACATTTAGGTATAGCAGTAAATAATCTAGAAGAATCAATCGAATACTACGAAAAGGTTTTAGGACTTAAATGTTATAGTATTGAAGAGGTTGTTGATCAAAAAGTGAAAACAGCCTTTTTTTTAGTTGGAGATACTAAAATTGAATTATTAGAAAGCACATCTCCAGATGGTCCAATAGGTAAATTTATAGAAAAAAGAGGGCAAGGAATACACCATATTGCTTTTGCTGTACCAAATGCAACTGAAGCACTAAAAACTGCAGAAGAACGCGGTGTAAGACTTATAGATAAAGTTTCTAGAAAAGGTGCTGAAAGTTTAAATATTGGATTTTTACACCCTAAATCTACACAAGGTGTACTTACCGAACTTTGTTCTAAAGAATAA
- a CDS encoding nuclear transport factor 2 family protein, translated as MKYNTILILIVVLISCTKKEQKEAPVVDLNTEEEVIQLVLNNWHKDASEANFEAYFKAMSSTSVFIGTDAYENWKFKAFKSFSKPYFDKGNAWDFTSISRTIYVDEKGEIAWFDELLDTWMGVCRGSGVLKKSNNSWKIEQYVLSLTIPNDNIEAVINLNSKHDSIFLKKFNN; from the coding sequence ATGAAATATAATACAATTTTGATTTTAATAGTAGTATTAATTTCATGTACAAAAAAAGAACAAAAAGAAGCACCTGTAGTTGATTTAAACACAGAAGAGGAGGTTATACAGTTGGTGCTTAATAATTGGCATAAAGATGCTTCTGAAGCTAATTTTGAAGCTTATTTTAAAGCAATGTCCAGTACAAGTGTTTTTATAGGAACAGATGCTTATGAAAATTGGAAGTTTAAAGCTTTTAAAAGTTTTAGTAAACCATATTTTGATAAAGGAAATGCATGGGATTTTACAAGCATAAGTAGAACTATTTATGTAGATGAAAAAGGTGAGATTGCCTGGTTTGATGAGCTTTTAGATACTTGGATGGGCGTTTGTAGGGGTTCTGGAGTATTAAAAAAGAGCAATAATTCTTGGAAAATAGAGCAATACGTACTTTCTTTAACAATACCAAACGATAATATTGAAGCTGTTATAAACTTAAACAGCAAACATGATTCTATTTTTTTAAAGAAGTTTAATAACTAA
- a CDS encoding nicotinic acid mononucleotide adenyltransferase, translating to MKKLILLLTLVFLCTTSYAQETKLPEIKTEGDLQEITIFYKSGTIMQHGYYTKEGKLHSSWESYNEDGTPKCFATYHYGLKVGVWTYWNKDKITKVVYNNNKIVKIEESEIQDKLKDSY from the coding sequence ATGAAAAAATTAATATTGCTATTGACTCTTGTATTTTTATGTACAACTTCTTATGCTCAAGAAACTAAATTACCTGAAATTAAAACAGAAGGTGATTTACAAGAAATTACCATATTTTATAAAAGTGGCACTATAATGCAACATGGGTATTATACCAAAGAAGGCAAGCTACACTCCTCTTGGGAAAGCTATAATGAAGATGGAACACCTAAATGTTTTGCCACTTACCATTATGGTTTAAAAGTTGGCGTATGGACATATTGGAACAAAGATAAAATTACAAAAGTGGTGTACAATAACAATAAAATAGTAAAAATTGAAGAATCAGAAATTCAAGATAAACTGAAAGACAGTTATTAA
- a CDS encoding regulatory protein RecX, translated as MNKKKSYTVDEATKVLENYCAYQERCHKEVEQKLYDLNMISEAKDHIILHLLQHNYLNEERYAKSFVRGKFSIKKWGRIKIINQLKFKGISDYNIKSGLKEIDENLYLTTLQSIAEKKLPLIKETNSYKKSSKLASFLISKGFESELVFKTVKMLIQ; from the coding sequence GTGAATAAAAAAAAATCATATACCGTTGATGAGGCTACAAAAGTTTTAGAAAACTATTGTGCTTACCAAGAACGTTGCCATAAAGAAGTTGAACAAAAATTGTACGATTTAAATATGATTTCTGAAGCAAAAGACCATATAATTTTACATTTATTGCAACACAATTATTTAAATGAAGAACGCTATGCTAAATCTTTTGTTAGAGGCAAATTTTCAATAAAAAAATGGGGAAGAATTAAAATTATAAATCAGTTAAAATTTAAAGGAATTTCCGATTATAACATAAAATCTGGTTTAAAAGAAATAGATGAAAACCTTTACCTAACAACACTTCAATCTATTGCTGAAAAAAAATTACCGCTTATAAAAGAAACTAATTCATATAAAAAAAGCTCAAAATTAGCTTCATTTTTAATTTCAAAAGGTTTTGAATCTGAATTGGTTTTTAAAACTGTAAAAATGTTAATCCAATAG
- a CDS encoding RluA family pseudouridine synthase, whose product MHTYFQHFSTPINHIKLPNKFTFPFYYEPHPLCKIAAQEVQYYLETQTDFEHNFGIDPSKKGLVIGKMFGVLIVKNEQNEIGYITAVSGKLADKNQHKLFVPPVYDMLSKDSYFLKEEAVLNDINLAIEHLENNTEYRLLLNQFNQKKKKATIDIQEKKEALKTAKKDRNFRREKAKPELSTEAYTAFSKTLSKESLEAKYFFNNVNRYWEHTLNAHKEKLNVFTTKITDLKAQRKNKSAALQNYLFEQYQFLNSKKEVKNLSQLFAETAEQNPPAGSGECAAPKLMQYAFLHNLKPIAMAEFWWGQSPNKEIRKHKQFYPACQRKCKPILTHMLAGMELDTDPLLQNPAIGKELETIFEDEQLIVIYKPAEFLSVPGIHIQDSVYTRIKQQISNISGPIIVHRLDMSTSGLLVLAKNKKAHKNLQSQFINKTVQKRYTALLDGIVTEDKGKINLPLRVDLDDRPRQLVCFEHGKPAETNWEVIERKNGKTKIHFYPISGRTHQLRVHAAHKLGLNIPIIGDDLYGKKADRLYLHADTLEFVHPTTKQQLKFYKKADF is encoded by the coding sequence GTGCACACGTATTTTCAACACTTCTCTACTCCTATCAACCACATTAAACTTCCTAACAAGTTTACGTTTCCTTTTTATTATGAACCACATCCTTTATGCAAAATTGCAGCACAAGAAGTTCAGTATTATTTAGAAACACAAACCGATTTTGAACATAATTTTGGAATAGATCCTTCTAAAAAAGGATTGGTAATTGGTAAAATGTTTGGTGTATTAATAGTTAAAAATGAACAAAACGAAATTGGATATATTACAGCGGTTTCAGGAAAATTAGCAGATAAAAATCAGCATAAATTATTTGTACCTCCAGTTTATGATATGCTTTCAAAAGATTCGTATTTCTTAAAAGAAGAAGCTGTTTTAAACGATATAAACTTAGCGATAGAACATTTAGAAAACAATACCGAATATCGATTGCTTTTAAATCAATTTAATCAGAAAAAGAAAAAAGCGACTATTGATATTCAAGAAAAAAAAGAAGCTTTAAAAACTGCTAAAAAAGATCGTAATTTCAGACGAGAAAAAGCTAAACCTGAATTATCAACAGAAGCTTATACTGCATTTTCAAAAACACTAAGTAAAGAGAGTTTAGAAGCCAAATATTTTTTTAATAATGTAAATCGTTATTGGGAACATACTTTAAATGCTCACAAAGAAAAATTAAATGTTTTTACAACTAAAATAACAGATTTAAAAGCGCAACGAAAAAATAAATCTGCTGCATTACAAAACTATTTATTTGAACAATATCAGTTTTTAAATTCAAAAAAAGAAGTCAAAAATTTATCGCAATTATTTGCAGAAACTGCAGAACAAAATCCACCTGCTGGCTCCGGAGAATGTGCAGCTCCAAAATTAATGCAATATGCTTTTTTACACAATTTAAAACCAATTGCAATGGCTGAGTTTTGGTGGGGTCAGTCGCCCAATAAAGAAATACGAAAACACAAACAATTCTATCCTGCTTGTCAAAGAAAATGCAAACCTATTTTAACACATATGTTAGCTGGAATGGAATTAGACACGGATCCCTTATTACAAAATCCGGCAATTGGTAAAGAACTAGAAACTATTTTTGAAGACGAACAATTAATTGTTATTTACAAACCAGCTGAGTTTTTGTCCGTTCCTGGAATTCATATTCAAGATTCAGTTTATACAAGAATTAAGCAACAAATTAGTAACATTTCGGGTCCAATTATAGTGCATAGATTAGACATGTCTACTTCTGGTTTATTAGTGTTAGCAAAGAATAAAAAAGCACATAAAAACCTGCAAAGTCAGTTTATTAATAAAACCGTACAAAAAAGGTATACTGCTTTATTAGATGGAATTGTAACTGAAGATAAAGGAAAAATAAACTTACCACTTCGTGTAGATTTAGACGATAGACCACGACAATTAGTTTGTTTTGAACATGGAAAACCCGCTGAAACAAATTGGGAAGTAATTGAACGGAAAAACGGAAAAACAAAAATACACTTTTATCCAATTTCAGGAAGAACACATCAACTACGAGTACATGCTGCGCATAAACTAGGATTAAATATTCCTATTATAGGTGACGATTTGTATGGTAAAAAAGCAGATCGCTTATATTTACATGCCGACACGCTAGAGTTTGTACACCCAACAACAAAACAACAGCTTAAATTTTATAAAAAAGCCGATTTTTAA
- a CDS encoding efflux RND transporter permease subunit, with the protein MSKVLKEFKLSTWSIHNKMTVFVIIVMIFLAGIFSYQSMPRESFPEIVVPQIYIATPYPGNSALDIEKLITRPLEKEINGISGVEEIISTSIEGFSSIQVEFDFSVTPTEALRKVKDKVDAAKSDKDFPTDLPADPTVQELNFAELIPIMNINLSGDFSMDQLKEYGEYLEDEIEKVPEISKVDIRGIQDKEMEISVDLYKMEISKISFNDIAMAIQNENMTISGGDLLENGIRRNVRIVGEFKSAEEIEDIIVKQENNNIVYLRDIAQVNFKEQEKESYAREFSQPVVMLDVTKRGGENLINASTQIDEIIAKAQENYFPSNLYISKTNDQTNDTKTMVADLENSIILGIILVVLVLLFFLGIRNALFVGIAIPLSMFISFIILNALGVTLNTMVLFSLVIALGMLVDNGIVVVENVYRLLDEGYSNIDAAKYGVGEVAMPIIASTATTLAAFLPIAFWPGMMGEFMRYLPITLIIVLSSSLFVALVINPMLTSVYMKIKEDEVNFKKILIFSSVIFAFGVLFIIAGLTIKSGGLNAFGLLLVLAGLLRIINTKLLTPATTWFQNKFLPRLEYMYEKTLKFVLYKKRPGYFFVATFGLLIFAFMLFAAFPPKVLFFPETPPKQVYVYLEYPIGTDIEKTNELSIEVENRIQEYLKKYEVNGENNLITSLIGQVGEGTSDPNQGQQGGTTPNKARITVDFVKFIERGGVETDDVLIDIRNLLKEIPGVNITVDRPADGPPAGAPINIEVAGDNYEELLETADDIRQFINKTTILGIEDLKLDVEQGKPEMPIIIDRQKARRLNISTGQIGDALRTSIFGKEVSTFKDGEDDYPINIRLMDKYRYNKDLLINQKITFRNASNGQIVQVPISSVAHAETSSTFSAVKRKDLNRVITISSNVIENYNPTDVNNQIKDALKSYTLPKGITISFTGEQESQAEEMAFLSKALLIAVFLIFLILVGQFNSTSTPVIISISVLLSLIGVLLGLIIFNMEFVIMMTMIGVISLAGIVVNNAIVLIDYTNLIMVRKRSEQGLEPGALTKELIYESIVEGGKTRLRPVLLTAITTILGLLPLAIGININFMTLFTEFDPQFYIGGENVVFWGPMSWTIIFGLTFATFLTLVIVPIMYSMLNNLKFRLKRKQ; encoded by the coding sequence ATGAGCAAAGTATTAAAAGAATTTAAACTCTCTACATGGTCAATTCACAACAAAATGACTGTGTTTGTAATTATAGTAATGATTTTTTTGGCTGGTATATTTTCGTACCAAAGCATGCCTAGAGAATCTTTTCCCGAAATTGTTGTACCTCAAATTTATATTGCAACTCCATATCCTGGAAACTCTGCTTTAGATATTGAAAAACTAATTACTCGTCCGTTAGAAAAGGAAATAAATGGTATTTCTGGAGTTGAAGAAATAATCTCTACATCTATTGAAGGATTTTCATCTATTCAAGTAGAATTTGATTTTAGCGTTACGCCTACTGAAGCCCTTAGAAAAGTAAAAGATAAAGTTGATGCTGCTAAGTCTGATAAAGATTTCCCTACCGATTTACCTGCAGATCCAACAGTTCAAGAATTGAACTTTGCAGAATTAATTCCGATAATGAATATTAATTTATCAGGAGATTTTTCTATGGATCAGCTTAAAGAATATGGAGAATATTTAGAAGATGAAATAGAGAAAGTTCCAGAAATTTCTAAAGTTGATATCCGTGGTATTCAAGATAAAGAGATGGAAATTAGTGTTGATTTATACAAAATGGAAATTTCTAAAATCAGCTTTAATGATATTGCAATGGCTATTCAAAACGAGAATATGACCATTTCAGGTGGAGATTTACTAGAAAATGGAATTAGAAGAAATGTACGAATTGTTGGTGAATTTAAGTCTGCTGAAGAAATTGAAGATATTATTGTAAAACAAGAAAACAATAACATTGTTTACCTTAGAGATATAGCACAAGTTAACTTTAAAGAACAAGAAAAAGAAAGTTATGCACGTGAATTTTCACAACCAGTAGTTATGCTTGATGTAACTAAAAGAGGTGGTGAAAATTTAATTAATGCCTCTACTCAAATAGATGAAATAATAGCTAAAGCACAAGAAAATTACTTTCCATCGAACTTATATATTTCTAAAACCAACGATCAAACTAACGACACCAAAACAATGGTTGCCGATTTGGAAAACAGCATTATTCTAGGAATAATATTAGTAGTTTTAGTTTTATTATTTTTCCTTGGAATTAGAAATGCCTTGTTTGTAGGTATTGCCATTCCTTTGTCTATGTTTATTTCGTTTATAATTTTAAATGCATTAGGTGTAACCTTAAATACCATGGTATTATTTTCGTTAGTAATAGCATTGGGAATGTTGGTAGATAATGGAATTGTAGTTGTAGAAAATGTTTATAGATTGCTAGATGAAGGCTATTCAAACATAGATGCTGCAAAATATGGTGTTGGTGAAGTTGCTATGCCAATTATAGCTTCAACGGCTACTACGCTTGCTGCATTTTTGCCAATTGCATTTTGGCCAGGTATGATGGGAGAATTTATGCGCTATTTACCAATTACACTAATTATAGTGCTATCTTCTTCTTTATTTGTTGCTTTGGTTATCAACCCAATGTTAACTTCAGTATATATGAAAATTAAAGAAGATGAAGTTAATTTTAAAAAAATATTAATTTTTAGTTCCGTAATTTTTGCATTTGGAGTATTGTTCATAATTGCAGGGCTTACTATTAAATCTGGAGGATTAAATGCTTTTGGATTACTATTAGTTTTAGCAGGTTTGCTAAGAATTATAAACACTAAGCTACTTACCCCTGCCACTACTTGGTTTCAAAATAAATTTCTGCCTCGTTTAGAATACATGTATGAGAAAACTCTCAAATTTGTACTATACAAAAAAAGACCTGGTTATTTCTTTGTAGCAACATTTGGTTTATTAATTTTTGCTTTTATGTTATTTGCAGCATTTCCACCAAAAGTGCTATTTTTTCCAGAAACACCTCCAAAACAAGTATACGTTTATTTAGAATATCCAATTGGAACAGACATTGAAAAAACAAACGAACTTTCTATTGAAGTAGAAAATAGAATTCAAGAATATTTAAAAAAATATGAAGTTAATGGTGAAAATAACCTTATAACTTCTCTTATTGGTCAGGTTGGTGAAGGTACAAGCGACCCAAATCAAGGTCAGCAAGGTGGAACTACTCCAAATAAAGCTCGTATTACTGTAGATTTTGTAAAATTTATAGAAAGAGGTGGCGTGGAAACCGACGACGTTTTAATTGACATTAGAAACTTATTAAAAGAAATTCCTGGTGTTAATATTACTGTTGATAGACCTGCAGATGGACCGCCAGCTGGTGCTCCAATTAATATTGAAGTTGCTGGAGATAATTATGAAGAATTACTAGAAACCGCTGATGATATTCGTCAATTTATAAACAAAACAACAATTTTAGGAATTGAAGATTTAAAATTAGATGTAGAACAAGGAAAACCTGAAATGCCAATTATTATAGACCGTCAAAAGGCTAGAAGGCTAAATATTTCTACCGGTCAAATTGGAGATGCTTTAAGAACTTCAATATTTGGAAAAGAAGTTTCTACGTTTAAAGATGGTGAAGATGATTATCCGATTAACATTCGTTTAATGGACAAATACCGTTACAATAAGGATTTACTTATCAATCAGAAAATTACTTTTAGAAACGCAAGTAATGGACAAATTGTACAGGTCCCTATATCTTCTGTAGCACATGCAGAAACCTCTTCTACATTTAGTGCTGTAAAACGAAAAGACTTAAATAGGGTTATTACAATCTCATCTAATGTAATTGAAAACTACAATCCAACCGATGTAAATAATCAAATTAAAGATGCTTTAAAAAGCTATACCTTGCCAAAAGGTATTACCATTTCGTTTACCGGTGAACAAGAATCTCAAGCCGAAGAAATGGCCTTTTTAAGTAAAGCGCTTCTTATTGCAGTTTTCTTAATATTTTTAATTCTTGTAGGACAATTTAATTCAACTTCTACACCTGTAATTATTTCAATTTCTGTACTATTAAGTTTAATTGGTGTATTACTTGGCTTAATTATTTTTAATATGGAATTTGTTATTATGATGACAATGATTGGTGTTATTTCCTTAGCAGGAATTGTGGTAAATAACGCAATTGTTTTAATTGACTACACCAATTTAATAATGGTACGCAAAAGATCTGAACAAGGTTTAGAACCTGGAGCTTTAACAAAAGAACTTATTTACGAAAGTATTGTTGAAGGTGGAAAAACACGTTTAAGACCTGTTTTATTAACAGCCATTACAACCATTTTAGGGTTACTTCCTTTAGCTATTGGTATTAATATTAATTTTATGACCTTGTTTACTGAATTCGACCCTCAATTTTATATTGGCGGAGAAAATGTGGTGTTCTGGGGACCAATGTCTTGGACTATTATTTTTGGTTTAACCTTTGCTACATTTTTAACATTGGTTATTGTTCCAATAATGTATTCTATGTTAAACAATCTAAAATTTAGACTTAAAAGAAAACAATAA
- a CDS encoding efflux RND transporter periplasmic adaptor subunit, which produces MKKYIALIIASIVTISCGEETNKSTLEDLNAQHLVITKKIDSLTNELRALENEITKIDPNKKHPVVTAFTVKNEVFKHYIEIQGVVQADKNIEIRPELGGTVRSILVKEGQKVKAGQLLIQLDDVSIKNSIDELTTQLNLAKTTFERQERLWNQKIGSEMQYLQAKAQKESLENNLASLKTQANKMKVIAPFSGIVDEIFPKNGELTNPQMPVIRLINLDKVYVEAEITESYLPVIKIGTETVLNFPSINKEITSEIAQIGHYINPDNRSFKTRINISNKDQSIKPNLLADLKILDFEATGIKIPSNLVQQDQTGADYVFIIKNENGQNKIVKSLITITNEYQHNVFVTEGISENDVLANAGARLIKEGDIVEIRTN; this is translated from the coding sequence ATGAAAAAATACATAGCATTAATTATAGCATCAATTGTAACAATTTCTTGTGGTGAAGAAACCAATAAATCTACATTAGAAGATTTGAACGCACAGCATTTAGTAATAACTAAAAAAATAGACAGTTTAACAAATGAATTAAGAGCATTAGAAAATGAAATTACAAAAATAGACCCTAATAAAAAACACCCAGTGGTAACTGCTTTTACCGTTAAAAATGAAGTTTTTAAACATTATATTGAAATTCAAGGTGTGGTACAAGCCGATAAAAACATTGAAATTCGTCCAGAATTAGGAGGTACAGTACGCTCAATATTAGTAAAAGAAGGTCAAAAAGTTAAGGCAGGACAACTGTTAATTCAATTAGATGATGTATCTATTAAAAACAGTATAGATGAGCTTACTACACAATTAAATTTAGCTAAAACTACTTTTGAACGTCAAGAACGTCTTTGGAATCAAAAAATTGGTTCAGAAATGCAATATTTACAAGCAAAAGCCCAAAAAGAAAGTTTAGAAAACAATTTAGCATCACTAAAAACACAAGCCAATAAAATGAAAGTTATTGCACCTTTTAGTGGTATTGTAGACGAAATTTTCCCTAAAAATGGAGAACTTACAAATCCTCAAATGCCTGTTATTCGCCTAATAAACTTAGACAAAGTATATGTTGAAGCCGAAATTACAGAGTCTTATTTACCAGTAATTAAAATTGGCACAGAAACTGTTTTAAACTTCCCATCAATTAATAAAGAAATAACTTCAGAAATTGCTCAAATTGGACATTATATTAATCCTGATAACAGAAGTTTTAAAACTCGTATAAATATTTCTAACAAAGACCAAAGTATTAAACCAAATTTATTGGCCGATTTAAAAATATTAGATTTTGAAGCTACTGGAATTAAAATACCTTCAAATTTAGTGCAACAAGACCAAACAGGAGCAGATTATGTTTTTATAATTAAAAATGAAAACGGTCAAAACAAAATTGTAAAATCTTTAATTACAATAACTAACGAATACCAACACAATGTATTTGTAACTGAAGGAATAAGCGAAAATGATGTATTGGCAAACGCTGGAGCTCGTCTAATAAAAGAAGGAGATATTGTAGAAATACGTACAAATTAA